In Phyllopteryx taeniolatus isolate TA_2022b chromosome 1, UOR_Ptae_1.2, whole genome shotgun sequence, the following proteins share a genomic window:
- the spry2 gene encoding protein sprouty homolog 2: MDTGNQSFNDGGEHRRRSSQEDGRLQPKPLLAHEGVMALDQMRITGSCNEYTEGPTVAPQNRQQKSDPVTSPLSSIQQDTQEERPSDVRSPITEHSQSSTRTGVRSTCSAQRLLCITGSGDQIISTQPRPAALISDEKPVNEEPKLLVTVPGSGESKCAGTHSKCERCSRCRCSRCRRPRALPSCWMCGRRCVCSAQHAVEYCTCVCCVKGLFYHCSADDEDTCADKPFSCSQAHCCIRWTAMSIIAVILPCLMCYFPARGCVAVCQSCYDRATRPGCRCKNVIHCEAVSKPT; this comes from the coding sequence ATGGATACTGGAAATCAGAGCTTCAACGACGGAGGAGAACACCGCAGGCGGTCATCGCAGGAGGATGGAAGGCTGCAGCCAAAGCCATTGCTAGCCCACGAGGGTGTGATGGCATTGGATCAGATGAGGATAACTGGGAGCTGCAATGAGTACACAGAAGGACCCACAGTTGCCCCACAAAACCGCCAACAGAAGAGTGATCCAGTTACGTCACCATTGTCCAGCATTCAGCAGGACACCCAGGAAGAGAGGCCCAGTGATGTTCGGTCCCCCATCACGGAGCACTCTCAGAGTAGCACCAGGACCGGGGTGCGGAGCACTTGTTCGGCTCAGAGGCTCCTCTGCATCACAGGAAGCGGTGACCAGATAATCAGTACGCAGCCCAGGCCAGCAGCGCTAATTTCAGATGAAAAACCTGTAAATGAAGAGCCGAAGTTGTTGGTGACTGTGCCCGGCAGTGGGGAGAGTAAATGCGCCGGCACGCACTCGAAGTGTGAACGTTGCAGTCGCTGCCGTTGCTCCCGATGCAGGCGCCCTCGGGCGCTGCCCTCCTGCTGGATGTGCGGCAGGCGTTGTGTATGTTCTGCACAGCACGCGGTGGAGTATTGTACGTGCGTGTGCTGTGTCAAGGGGCTGTTCTACCACTGCTCCGCTGACGACGAAGACACGTGCGCGGACAAGCCATTCTCTTGCTCGCAGGCGCACTGCTGCATCCGCTGGACCGCCATGTCCATTATAGCAGTGATTCTCCCATGTCTCATGTGCTACTTTCCAGCTAGAGGATGCGTCGCTGTGTGTCAGAGTTGCTACGACCGAGCTACGCGGCCCGGCTGTCGGTGCAAAAATGTAATCCACTGTGAGGCTGTGAGCAAGCCAACATAG